In Dermacentor variabilis isolate Ectoservices chromosome 7, ASM5094787v1, whole genome shotgun sequence, a genomic segment contains:
- the LOC142587040 gene encoding uncharacterized protein LOC142587040: MGSFHLMLASLAVLGYATAVSAATCQSDADCSGGQRCVLHANYSSRANCETDHRCIDVSPTSCSCESGFQCRLKDCPSTPYECLVLEHQDTRCGGISGPQCGPDQVCGYQKTGSVCIKCPCYGTDRAVCVDKKPGVECGPNSIAQVNPDNSYACKGCASATSVLTR; the protein is encoded by the exons GCTACGCTACGGCTGTATCAGCAGCTACCTGTCAGTCG GATGCCGATTGTTCTGGAGGTCAGCGGTGCGTTCTACACGCCAACTACTCGAGCAGGGCCAACTGTGAAACCGACCATCGTT GCATCGATGTCTCTCCCACATCATGCTCG TGCGAGTCTGGCTTCCAATGCCGGCTCAAGGACTGCCCTTCTACACCCTACGAGT GTCTGGTCCTGGAGCACCAAGACACTAGATGCGGAGGGATAAGC GGTCCACAGTGTGGTCCGGACCAGGTGTGCGGATACCAGAAGACCGGTTCAGTGTGCATCAAGTGTCCCTGTTACGGCACCGACCGCGCCGTTT GCGTGGACAAGAAGCCTGGCGTCGAGTGTGGACCCAACAGCATCGCACAGGTGAACCCCGACAACAGCTACGCGTGCAAGGGTTGCGCCTCCGCCACCTCTGTGCTTACCCGCTAG